A genomic region of Nostoc sp. UHCC 0702 contains the following coding sequences:
- a CDS encoding ribbon-helix-helix protein, CopG family — MGKVTLSIYMEEEDKEALQQLADAEERSLSQMAVLILRRAIRQAQADGTISSNQGKGK, encoded by the coding sequence ATGGGGAAAGTAACGCTGAGTATTTACATGGAAGAAGAAGACAAAGAAGCTCTGCAACAACTGGCGGATGCAGAGGAGCGTTCTTTGTCGCAAATGGCAGTGTTAATTCTGAGACGAGCGATTAGACAAGCGCAGGCGGATGGAACGATTTCGTCAAATCAAGGAAAAGGGAAGTGA
- a CDS encoding helix-turn-helix domain-containing protein, translated as MTNPRPLQAREQNLIDLYSHCQLGMTPKNFYAKWDVNHEAIARICSRSLSTVRRWFSKGRNYRSPMPSDLRHLALMDFLLEHFEEIPEEFLKILCSLKGHK; from the coding sequence ATGACTAATCCGCGTCCTTTACAAGCACGAGAGCAAAATTTGATTGATCTATACAGTCATTGTCAGCTGGGAATGACACCCAAGAATTTTTATGCCAAATGGGATGTCAATCATGAAGCGATCGCTCGGATATGCTCTCGTTCACTTTCAACAGTTCGGCGTTGGTTCTCCAAAGGTCGTAATTACCGTAGTCCTATGCCGAGCGATTTACGCCATCTTGCCCTCATGGACTTCCTACTAGAACACTTCGAGGAAATTCCCGAAGAATTTCTGAAGATACTCTGTTCTCTAAAAGGGCATAAGTAG